ACGGATTTACAGGCGCATGAGAATCGTGGAACTAATGATTGTTTTTTTCTTAGAGGTAAATACTGGATCGAAAGTCAGGAAAGGACGAACATTACCACTCATGTTATTTGATCTTTGGACAATTTGGATCTGCGGAGGTGTCAAACTCGAGATGATTGCAGCTGCCTTAGTCGCTCAGGTATGCAGGAGCCCAACTGCTCGTTCTGCGGGTTCTCGGCGAAGGCCACATGGTAGGCCGCCACGCAGGCCTGCGGCCACGCTATCGCGATCCGCGTCTGCGAAACCATGGCGGTAAGAATCGATGAATTGTAAGAGCTGAACGCCTTTTCTTTAGAGGTTGCAGCCTTACCATGAAATAGCCGATGATGAAGGCATAGACTGTGACATCCGTTACATGGCCTCTGTGCGCCGCCAGTGACCAGGATCCTGCAACCAAGGCCGAGACGCCGCCGCCGGCTACCCCGCAGAGGAAGCAGAAGGGTCCCGTGAGGTCCAGGTCGATCAGCTGCCCCATTCCCTGCTTGATGAACATGTCCCATACCTCCGCCGACGCATTCCCTAGCCACTTGCCGTGTGCCCCGACGTAGACGAACCCCCACCTGTTCCCGCTCGTCACCAGCCGGTCAGCGACGCCCATGAAGCAGCTGGCGCATGAGAACAGGAACTCGTCCGAGTCGCCGACGACCAGGCCCATCGCCTGCGCCATACCCTGGACCGCCACCACGGTCGGCACTACGGCCGAGCCGTAGCACACGTCGCCAAGCACGCGCTTGGCGGTGGCGTCGAAGGCCGCCGCCACGGCTGCGTCGGTCCCGCTTGCGAACTTCGTGTAGGCTAGTTGAGCCACCGCGACGAGGACCGCGTACCGGATGGCCTGCATCGTCCATGCGAGGCTTAGCAGCAGTAGCAGCACGTACAGTGGAGCGAGCCGCGAGTCGTCGTTGGCTGCAACGCCGCCGGCGCCCAGCGTCCAGAAGGAGAAGTAAACGAAGGCTGTGAGGAGCGCGAGCGCAACGTACTTGGCCAGCATGAGATTGGGTGGGACGGCTGCGACGGAGGCGGAAAGGATCTCGTAGGCATGGTGAAGGCGGCGAGTGATCCAACAGCCGTACAGTGACTGCACCAGAGCAATGGCCAGGGCGAGCACCCCGAAGGCCAGGCTGTAACCGCCATCGTCGGTCAGGAGGAGCACGGCGACAGCACAAGCGAGGGACGGGGAGAGCCAGAGGGAGGCCTTGAGGGCTTTGGCTGGGCGATGGAGGACGAAGAGCAACCAGAGAAGGGCGACGAgggtggaggcggcggcggaggtgaGGAGGGGCGTGAACCAGTGGTCCGCATGGAATGCTGGGTTCCTGGCAAGGAAGCCACGAATGCAGAGGATGATGATGAGGATGGCGGCGGCGACGAGGTGCGCAAAGAAGAGGAGCGTAGCGAGCCTGCGGGCGAAGTTGGCGCTGGGCCGTCTGTGGTTTAAATCAACTGCATCAGCCTGAGAACGGGAAAAGACATATGTAGTTCAGAAGCAAGAAAACAGTGCTTACAATATAATTAGTTTCCAAATTGTATAAATAAGACCATTTCATACTATTTTTCACTTTATCCGACGCACTTGAAAGTTTGAAgtttaattttataaatctaatgcttagaaGAACTTCAGCTTGATAGTGATGTAACTTAAAATTCATCTTGATTTCAAATTTCATCTGATATGTTTTAGAAATGTAATGTTACAAGATAATGAAGGCTTAGTGATGCCCTGCCAAACATTGCTGAATAATTTTGAATAAGATGTGACATTGCTTATTTATTGATGGTCGATATCAAGTCACTTCAAGTGGGGCAAAAGAATCTCTTCCAAACTAATCAGAGCAAAAAAGACTAGCAAGAGTGGAATTAAAAATGACCTAACAAATCCAGTTCCAAGAAATAACAACAACAGGTCCCAGTTGGAGTAGGTCTCTGCTCTAACTGCTCGACCTAATGATTTATGAGCGGTCAATCTTCGGAACAAGTGGCCTTACTGCTAATTGGATATAGAACAAGGGCATGCCATAAATTGCATTCCAACTTTTGGGAAGGGAGAAGAATTGCTGTAACATTCGGTACGAGAGGCCAAGTTTGCAGCAGAGAAGTACTCGAGGAGAATaaatccaatccaatccaatccaatcgAATCGCAAAAAGCATCATGCAGCTTAATTCAGTTGCATCAACCTTGTAAGAGAATAAAACATTTTGTAGACAGCAAAACTACGAAGCATCATGCTTCATGAGTTCTCTCGGACCAAAACCCACCTCATTAATAACTCGGGAAGACCAGAGTTGACTGGAGGAGTCATGCAATTTGCTAATTGCTACTTGGGATGGTCGATCAATCATGGAACAGAAAGCTAGGCAAAAGAGAAGATTGATCAACCATTCATGAGCGAATGGTTTGACCAAACATGTGGAACAGCTTATTTCCATCCCATCGACGACACAGATGTCCATCCATCCATGGAGATATTTACATAAGCCTAACCATTCGACATCAAGTGTTGGTGCAAGACAATGAAATAGTACTTCGATAGAGAGAAGATGTTACTTTGAGTTCTGTATAAACTAAACGAAATCAGATCAAGCTACCCGCGGCAATCGATAAAGTTGAAATTTTTTAGCAAcaaaagaaacaacaaaaaaGAGTCGGTAAGCTGAGATGATGATGAATTAGATGTAACAAATCCAAACTCGACAAAAGAAACAAGGGAAAAAGTTGGAGCAGATCTCGCTACCACCACCGACGATAAACTGCTTAACCCAATCTCATCGCAGTAGATGAATTCCCCTAATACTCAGTCTGAGAGGCCAAGTTCGGATCGGAAAATCAAATCACCAAAAGGCGATAAAGAAAGCATTAAATCGCTACAAACAGAAACAAAGATCAAATCGAAAATTATCAGTTCCTCACCTGCGTAGGCGCTATCTGATTGATTCGCGTGATGGTATTATTCCTACCATTCTCCCTCGAACCCGCCTCTCGGATCGAAATCTCCACGCTGTTGCTCCCCATTCCCTCGTTccactgcttcttcttcttcttcgtcttccttctctctttctccttttgctccTTTGGCCCGCTCTGTCGTCGCTTTTGTCCTCTCGCTCTGCTTTCTCTTTTGCCTCTGTTTCTCGAGAGAGAAAGCCAGACGGTTAGGAAGATAATGTGCGCCCCAAAACTATTTTATATTGGGAACTCATCCCTCCTCCTCTCTCACGAGTGAGGCGCCGGTTGCAACTTGTGGTCAGCTCACCCCCCTGTGAAAGAAGAGATCTGTTTAGCTTTCAAGGGGAATAAATGCGCGTCGGGACAGGAGGTGACCTTACCTTCAGTTATCGTAACTCGGTATGACGGGGCAATGTGACGTTGCGGATGGCGACAGGTCAGCAGAGAGCGAGGTCGTTGCCGTTCCCATTTTTTCTTCCTCGGATTAATAATGTTCCCACCCTTCCCGTACCCTGCTCGCCCACCGGAGGTCCAGTGGGACCCACTAATGAATCGATACTACGACCAGTTACGGGGCAGGTAGCCGGACGGGTTGGAAAGTATTTGCAGTTCACAATTTCACGAGGTTAGCGGGGGCCACAGCAGCCCCGTCCTCCCGTCTCTCGCGCTGACGTTTCCCGTTCACCGTCTGCTCTCAGAGTGTTACGAGCAAGGATGACTACGAACGACGCCGTGCCGTTTTCTTCCAGTCGATTTCTTGGATCTGCTTGGTGATTCGGGGTGGATGAGATGGACGGATGGATGGGCAAACGCAGGGCTCATTCATAGACTGATAAAGATGGCTGATCGCCGCCAATTATTGAGCCGAAACGCGTAGTTAGGTGTGGCGCAATTGGTTCCTTGGAGTCGCTGTCGCGTTGGATTGGACTGCACAAAGGAACTCAATTATTACACACACCAACTCAAACCACTTAACATGAGATTGCCAAATTCTTGACGTATTCAAATGTCCATGATAGGCTCAAGTAGGAGTGATGAGGGACTTTTGTGGGCCCTCGAACTTCCCAATGAGAAACCGACACATCGTTATCATGTTTTAAAAACGATAGACGATAGCATGTATTGTAGACAAATCATTCTCAATCAAAATAAccatagaataataataataataattgattttcaGTTAATTATAAATTGTGTTTACTTTACATATCATGTTAGCTATCagagattttttataaaaattttttATTAGACATGTCATGTCAAAAGAACCATAATTTCCTCACTAGATTGATAAATACAATGTTTTCACTTGGATCTTATGGAATTTTAGCACCCATAAACACATACTAATTTATTtgaaatttatcaaataaatcacagTGTTAGTCATGCATAATGTGGGATATGAAATACTGATATTTTCTAACCCTTGATTGAAGTGAGACATTTACTATCCGAGAAAATATCTCTTTATTTTGAGTTTTGAATATTTAATAATACTTTCTTTCTTATCATCGACTGAAGTGAGACATTTGGCATTCGAAAAAATtctcttttttaattttaaatattcaaTGATCTTCTTTTTTCGAATGTCATGATACTTAAGAAATAAATTAACTCACATCGATCTAATGTAATCCGATTGATAATTAAATTTGGCCACATTTAATCATTATAtgaatttttgagaaaaaaaataatctttCTGCGTTTTCATGGAAAAGTGCCTCTCATTTGCCATTTGATGGAATAGTTGGTGACACCTCTTTCACTCAGTATGTGTAGgagttaaaaaataattaaagagcCATATGAAAATCGAATTGAGTATAATTTCTCTGATACTTGAATtatgattaattaaaaaaaaaataaaatcatgggTGAACAATGACTGAAGTCACTGATTACCACATCATTCGCTCTTCATGTCAAGTTAAACTATTACATAGCGAACCGCAATAGAAGGGTGAGTTTCTCCCTATCAATAgtgttatagtattttcaataatatcaagaaatattatattataatatttttatattatgttatagtattttcttaGTAGCGTAGAAAACACTATAATGTAATATAAAAAGAGTATAAATGGACCAATTTACCCTATGGATCAATCCAtataggaaaaaagaaaaaaaaaagatgattgggGGGCATTTGGAtattaaaaaaagttaaaaattttgaaaataaagactACTTGAGAAAAAGTTGAAAGAGAAGCTTTTGTCCAGCATTCACACTTAATCATTTACTTTATAAAAActttaaatataagataaaatgtTAAAGGGGTTGAATGTCTCAattgataaaatatatttatgatttttgtacaataaaatatactataaattttcattaatgaatattttattaatCTCAATTGActcagtatgtatatatatagtcatGTATCTATTTAATTTTAAATAGAATTTATTATACAAAGTTTTAACTATGGGATAACATCAGATTCAATTATTAAATTTGAGATCTCCAGTTTAATAGCTTGTTtagtttataataatttttcattACTAAATCCGTATAAGCAAATCAGCACTTCTATCGTTGttctgaaaaataaataaataaataaatatgcagCTTAAATCTTCTTGATATTGATTTTTTCGTTAAATAAAATATGAATTATACTAAGCTAATATtcagatacttggaatattttactgTGTAATCCATATGAGCTGGCTGAAGCCTCGTTGGTACATTATGGTGGAGGAAGAAGGCCGCACTCCCGTAAAAGCTTAATGGAGAGTCGGTTTTACCTCACATCGTTGTTAACTGATCATTCGATGTCTGATTTGCTCCCTCCCGGAGCCCTAGAAAGAAGGGGATAAACCCTAATCCTCGGAGCTTCTTGGGATGCGAGAACCCGGCGATTCACTGATCTCTGTCAGAGTGTCACCATGGGGGCGAGTCGGAAGCTGCAGGGCGAGATCGATCGGGTGTTGAAGAAGGTGCAGGAAGGCGTCGATGTCTTCGATAGCATCTGGAACAAGGTATGTTGAATCATCGTccgtttccttcttttcttttattgtttttgtGTATTTGATGG
The DNA window shown above is from Musa acuminata AAA Group cultivar baxijiao chromosome BXJ2-4, Cavendish_Baxijiao_AAA, whole genome shotgun sequence and carries:
- the LOC135610831 gene encoding uncharacterized protein LOC135610831 is translated as MGSNSVEISIREAGSRENGRNNTITRINQIAPTQADAVDLNHRRPSANFARRLATLLFFAHLVAAAILIIILCIRGFLARNPAFHADHWFTPLLTSAAASTLVALLWLLFVLHRPAKALKASLWLSPSLACAVAVLLLTDDGGYSLAFGVLALAIALVQSLYGCWITRRLHHAYEILSASVAAVPPNLMLAKYVALALLTAFVYFSFWTLGAGGVAANDDSRLAPLYVLLLLLSLAWTMQAIRYAVLVAVAQLAYTKFASGTDAAVAAAFDATAKRVLGDVCYGSAVVPTVVAVQGMAQAMGLVVGDSDEFLFSCASCFMGVADRLVTSGNRWGFVYVGAHGKWLGNASAEVWDMFIKQGMGQLIDLDLTGPFCFLCGVAGGGVSALVAGSWSLAAHRGHVTDVTVYAFIIGYFMTRIAIAWPQACVAAYHVAFAENPQNEQLGSCIPERLRQLQSSRV